A section of the Nerophis ophidion isolate RoL-2023_Sa linkage group LG16, RoL_Noph_v1.0, whole genome shotgun sequence genome encodes:
- the nudt2 gene encoding bis(5'-nucleosyl)-tetraphosphatase [asymmetrical] yields MALRACGFIVFRRLANCAPPKDDIEYLLLQTSYGQHHWTPPKGHVDPGEDDLTTALRETKEEAGLGAEDLQVVEGFLKELHYQVRGRPKEVLYWLAELKNPGTEVTLSSEHQNYRWAPLEDACALAGYTEMQDTLRAAHRHLKTRQQKK; encoded by the exons ATGGCGCTGCGAGCCTGTGGGTTCATCGTGTTTCGACGTCTGGCAAACTGTGCTCCACCAAAAGACGACATCGAGTACCTCCTCTTGCAGACCTCTTACGGGCAGCACCACTGGACCCCACCTAAAG GCCACGTGGACCCGGGTGAGGATGACCTCACCACAGCTCTGCGAGAGACCAAGGAGGAGGCGGGGCTTGGCGCGGAGGACCTTCAAGTGGTGGAAGGCTTTCTGAAGGAGCTGCATTATCAGGTGAGAGGTCGTCCCAAGGAGGTTCTGTACTGGCTGGCCGAGCTGAAAAACCCAGGCACCGAGGTCACTTTGTCCAGCGAGCATCAGAACTACCGCTGGGCCCCGCTGGAGGACGCCTGCGCTCTTGCTGGGTACACAGAGATGCAGGACActctgagggccgcacacagacACTTGAAGACCCGGCAGCAGAAGAAGTGA